The window ATTTGTTTGCGGAAGGCGGCCAGGGCCAGGTCTCGGTCGTTTTTGGCCTTCATTAGCTGGGGCTCCAGCTTTGCCTCTTCCAGTCTGGCCCGCAGGACATCGAATTCCGCCACGAAGCCTTCCTGGTTGAAAAGCTCAACCTGCGCGACGTGGCGCCGCAGAGTGGCCAGAGCTTCCTCCTGAACCTGCACCAGGCGGGTCGTGAGCAGGTAGCCGTAGAACATTTGGATGGTTTGCAGGGCCACGTCCTGTTCCTTCACCTTCAGGTTCAGGCGGCTGATGTCACGGTAGCGCTGGGTGGCCTTGTAACCGTTATGCAGCCTGCCTCCGGCGAAAATAACCTGCTCCAGCTTCAGTGAGGCCGCGAGCGAACCCTCGTCCATCGGTGAGCTGGGCAGAAGTGAATTGGCGATCCCGGAAACCGAAGCGGCCAGCATGTAGTCGTTGTCGCTGGCGGTGTAGGGATTGAGCAGTTGGGTGAGGTCGATGGGGTCGGACATGGCCGAGGAGGGCAAATACGTCCTCTGAAGGCTGTAAGCTCCGGCCAGGGTGAGTTTGGGGAAGAATCCGCCTTTCAGCTCAAGGTTGCTTTGCTCCGCCCGGTTGATTTCCTCCCTTGCCATCAGCAGCGTGCTGTTGCGCTGTCTGGCAAGCTCAAGGCTTTCCTCGAGGGTGATGCCGTTCAGGCAGACAGCCGCCAGAAGCAGCATGAAGATCAGATGTCTTTTCATGGTTTGGCTCCGTCGGAATTGCGGCGCGCCGAATCCTTCACCGACGGCTTGATGATGCCGTACAGCAGAAGCTGGACTATCAGTTCGTGGTCGCGTTCGATGCGCCTGATGATCTTGTCTTTTTCCTGGATGTCGATCCAGCTGTCGCCCAGCATGAACCAGTCGCTGATAAGCTCGCTGAAACGCTGGGAATCCACCCATTCATTGATTATCCCGGCGCTCCGGGCGTTATCCAGGATGCCGGCCAGCAGGGCCTTCATTTGGTTGCGGTAATTGTCGCGGTATTCATCCAGGTTTCCCAGATAATCTGTGGGCATTTGATGAATGGCTTCGATAAGGATGGGCATGTGTTTGAAAACGTAAATCATGGGCAGGCGCAGAAAGCAGGACAGCTTGTCCTCAAAACTGCTCGCGGAGGCTATCTCCTCGTCCAGCTTGGCGAAAAGTTCCTCCGCCTTGGCGCTGAAGGCGGCTATGAAGAGCTGTTCCTTGCAGGGGAAATAATAATAGATGGTGGCCTTGGCGATTCGCGCCCTTGCCGCCACCTCGTCGAGGGACGTTTTGTCGTATCCCCAGCGGGAGAAAAGCTCCGTTGCCGCTGTAAGTATGCGTTCTTTTTTATCCGGGACTGGATTCATCATCCACCTCTCTTTCCTTTGTTGGAGCGGAACCGGAAGACTTTCACCCGGTGGCTGTCCAACGTTTCGACCGAGTAATACCAGTCAGTCGAAAAGTCAAGTAAAATCTTTTGCTTTGTGAATCGGGATTGTGGATATTATTCCTCAGAGTGGCTGAAACGGTTTATTTAAAAGCGCTTTGGATATTGCCATCCGTGGTCGCGCCCT of the Candidatus Cloacimonadota bacterium genome contains:
- a CDS encoding TolC family protein — translated: MKRHLIFMLLLAAVCLNGITLEESLELARQRNSTLLMAREEINRAEQSNLELKGGFFPKLTLAGAYSLQRTYLPSSAMSDPIDLTQLLNPYTASDNDYMLAASVSGIANSLLPSSPMDEGSLAASLKLEQVIFAGGRLHNGYKATQRYRDISRLNLKVKEQDVALQTIQMFYGYLLTTRLVQVQEEALATLRRHVAQVELFNQEGFVAEFDVLRARLEEAKLEPQLMKAKNDRDLALAAFRKQIGDEQETTVPEDEFALPERIDLSLEQALAQGLANRGELEMAGLATELKELMWKAEKGIYMPTLGLQASASLFTAADEFAIEADDFGTNYSVGIGISIPLFDGMSNRAKVKAAHHDYLLSRIQQRDAAALIRLEITQNYNNLRHAEENYRVQQENMRLAEQGLELARVRYENQVGIQLEVFDAQTTLSAIKLQYYQAIYEVISATRMLQKSLGTTL
- a CDS encoding TetR/AcrR family transcriptional regulator, with amino-acid sequence MMNPVPDKKERILTAATELFSRWGYDKTSLDEVAARARIAKATIYYYFPCKEQLFIAAFSAKAEELFAKLDEEIASASSFEDKLSCFLRLPMIYVFKHMPILIEAIHQMPTDYLGNLDEYRDNYRNQMKALLAGILDNARSAGIINEWVDSQRFSELISDWFMLGDSWIDIQEKDKIIRRIERDHELIVQLLLYGIIKPSVKDSARRNSDGAKP